The nucleotide window CTTAATAACTGCAACAGCTTGCGGCGGTCCCATTGATAAAACAGAGATCGTTCCACCTGTTTTATTCTTGATTTTGACTGCTTCCTGTACAGCGTGGGCATCATAAGGGTTCAAAATTGCTGGTGCGCTTCGCCTATCCAGAGTATTCGTTTTAGGATTGATTTTGATGATCTTTGTATCGGGCACTTGCTTGACACATACGACAATGTGCATACTCTCTTTTCCCCTCCTCAAAATGAAAAACTATTAACTTGTAAGCGATTACTTTGGCAATGAAAAATAAAATGCTATGTAGTACGATATATGAATCGCATCACAAGCATAGTACCAACAATTAAAAAAGTGGTAAGCAAAATTGTACATTTGAATGGTGAAAAAATGAGGTTAGATCTTGATGAACTTAGAATTGTCTAAAATGGTAGTACGTTGAACTGTACTTAATTGGAGTAAGTCGCATGATGATATAAAAAGCCTATCTATGTTAAAAATAAATAAAATAGAAATTAAAAAATATGATAAATATCACACAAAGCAACATTCAAGTGAAAATTTGAGCAAATTTTCAATGTTTTGATGGAGAGCTGAAAAGAACTAGGGAGAGTTTTTAATCGAAGTTTTCTTATAAAAATATTTCAGCCACTGCCGATTTCCTGGCAGTGGCTAATTTTTACTATAGTGTAGAATGTTTTTATGCATGAGCTAAAATATATTGTTTCTTTGTCATCAGAATCATTTGCCTGAACAAAACTTTTCCTTTTTGCCGCTGTATTTCCGTCTCTTTGCATAAAGTTTGATATTCATAAATTAAACGATCTAGTTCCTGGCTTCGATAGATTGTTTCCTCACTTGTATATCCAGATTCCATTGCAACAGCCACCATCAATTCCCTGGCACGATCAATTTCTTTTAACAAAGCATTTTTCGATTGATACACTTCTATATCTCCTCTACTACTTTAATTCCTTAAATAAATAAAAGTTTACTTGAAGAATTATGGCAAATGCTTGTTTGATTGTAAATAGATTCGCAAAATAAGACAATATTCACCGCGAAAAATTTTTTCTTCGACAATGTTTGCATTCCTGATGATTACTGGCTGACTTTTTCCTCTCCGTAAATTGGAACCCAGCCTTCAGTTGTCACAAAAATCCTTACCGCAACTACCTGGCGATCTTCCTGAAGCGTGAAATAATGACGTGTATTTTCAGGTACAGAAATTAAGTCTCCCGGATTCAGGAAAACCTCAAAAAATTCTCCGTCCTTTCCTTGGATGACAAACACACCATGGCCGCTGACGATGAATCTTACCTCATCATCTGTGTGGTGGTGTTCCTGCTTGAAATTCGCAAGCAGCTGGTCAAGATTCGGTGTATTGTCAGACAGTGAAATGACGTCCTGAGCTTTGTAGCCTCTGCGCGCAGAAATATCTTCAATCTCCACTTTGAAAGCTTCAAGGATTTGCTGCTTATCTTCATCTGATAACAAGAATTTTCCCTGAAGATGAGCTGGAAGCTTATGGATGTGCCACTTTTCATAGATAACTTCCTGTGCGCTCAGAAATGCCTCTACCTGCTGTTCATCAACGATTCTTTCCTGTGTGTTTTGTTTTACGATAAATGCCATATGAATCTCTCCCTTTATATCATGTCTTTTATTTTACTTAATGAAATTGCTCTAAAGTTCCTGATTAAACAACCTTGAACAATTGGAATGGTTTGTGCTCGAGTAATCTTAACTGGTAACGGAATAAAAACTCAGTAGCTTCGAGAATTTTTTTAGCTTCAAAGGCGTTCCTTCCCCAGACTGTGATGCCATGGTTACGAATCAATACTGCCCCAGTGTCTCCTTTTACATGCTCTGTGAATGCTTTAGCAAGGGTTGGAATATGTGAGTAATTCGGAATAATGGGAATTTTGAGGACAGCATCTTCCTCCCAAATATTGAAAGCTTTAATTAATTCCTGACCCTGGAATTGCACCTCGCCCCTGTCTCCATAGACCTCGGAGATGACATTGTTATCAATTGTATGGACATGAAGACTGCATCCAGCGCTTGTCTTATTGTATACCTCAACATGAAGCAGAGTTTCCGCAGAAGGCTTCAAATGTGTTTCCTCCACCGGACGACCAAATTGGTCAACAAGTAAAAATTCTTCATCAGTACGTTTCCGCTTATCTTTTCCGCTTGAAGTCACAAGGAATTGCACTGGGTCGCTGTTCACTTTAATCGCAAGGTTTCCACTCGTTCCCATAAACCAATCACGTTCAGCCAGTTCAGCCTTCACGTCGCCCAATTCTTCCCATTTGGTTTCTAAATAACTCATCCTTTCACCCCTGTCTTAATTTTTAAAGCTTCAATACAGTCATAAAACGTTTCAAAAGATGTATGTGCAACTTCCCATTCTTCACATTTATCTTTTAAGTAATCTCTGGCTAATACGAAATCTGCCTGTTTTGCGGCTTCAAGATCGGTCACCGAATCACCGATGACGATTTTATAAGATCCGCTTTTTTCGAGCTTCCTCATAATTGATGGCTTACAGCATCCGCAATCATTTGAACATTGTTCATCGCAGCTGTTCGGCCATTCAATTTTGATTGTTTTTCCTGAAAAATCAGAACCATTACAGTAAATGCCAGCAATTGGGCCAAATTGTTGAATGATAGGTTCTATGAAAAAATCAATTCCTCCGCTTACGATATATACAGGGATTCCTTCTTCGCTGGCATAATCGAGGAATTCCTGAAAACCGGAGCGAATCCTAGCATTTTTGACGGCAAAATCGATGATTTCTTCCAGCAAGGTGACCGGAAGGAGGGAAAACATTTTCCCTACACCTTCCCTGATCGAAATCGTTCGATCAAGGACTGATTCTTTTATATCGTCCCATCCTTCAGGGCCAAATTGATTCATGATCGCGATGATATTGTCCTTTTCGGTTACGGTTCCGTCGAAGTCACAAAAAATGACTGGATGGGTCATTTCGCCACTACCTCGGCTGAACCCCAAACGCCTAAAGCAATTTTCAACTCTTCAAAATCAAGCGTGCCCTCTTCAAGCGTTTTTCCTTGTAATACGGTTTCAATTGCCTGCCTGAAAGCCTTGCCGCCCCCCTGTGCTCCACCAGGATGACCATGTACGCCTCCGCCGGCATTAATGATTGAATCCA belongs to Mesobacillus subterraneus and includes:
- a CDS encoding methylthioribulose 1-phosphate dehydratase, encoding MSYLETKWEELGDVKAELAERDWFMGTSGNLAIKVNSDPVQFLVTSSGKDKRKRTDEEFLLVDQFGRPVEETHLKPSAETLLHVEVYNKTSAGCSLHVHTIDNNVISEVYGDRGEVQFQGQELIKAFNIWEEDAVLKIPIIPNYSHIPTLAKAFTEHVKGDTGAVLIRNHGITVWGRNAFEAKKILEATEFLFRYQLRLLEHKPFQLFKVV
- a CDS encoding 2-hydroxy-3-keto-5-methylthiopentenyl-1-phosphate phosphatase, with translation MTHPVIFCDFDGTVTEKDNIIAIMNQFGPEGWDDIKESVLDRTISIREGVGKMFSLLPVTLLEEIIDFAVKNARIRSGFQEFLDYASEEGIPVYIVSGGIDFFIEPIIQQFGPIAGIYCNGSDFSGKTIKIEWPNSCDEQCSNDCGCCKPSIMRKLEKSGSYKIVIGDSVTDLEAAKQADFVLARDYLKDKCEEWEVAHTSFETFYDCIEALKIKTGVKG
- a CDS encoding 1,2-dihydroxy-3-keto-5-methylthiopentene dioxygenase produces the protein MAFIVKQNTQERIVDEQQVEAFLSAQEVIYEKWHIHKLPAHLQGKFLLSDEDKQQILEAFKVEIEDISARRGYKAQDVISLSDNTPNLDQLLANFKQEHHHTDDEVRFIVSGHGVFVIQGKDGEFFEVFLNPGDLISVPENTRHYFTLQEDRQVVAVRIFVTTEGWVPIYGEEKVSQ
- a CDS encoding aspartyl-phosphate phosphatase Spo0E family protein; the protein is MYQSKNALLKEIDRARELMVAVAMESGYTSEETIYRSQELDRLIYEYQTLCKETEIQRQKGKVLFRQMILMTKKQYILAHA